In the genome of Pseudoliparis swirei isolate HS2019 ecotype Mariana Trench chromosome 3, NWPU_hadal_v1, whole genome shotgun sequence, one region contains:
- the ppme1 gene encoding protein phosphatase methylesterase 1 isoform X1, with protein sequence MEKQLHLNLLPPRPPMAGGFQSSSKMKMGPGRKRDFSPLSWSQYFETMEYVEVENENGKDISFTTACVCLKKKVYCSGAHGPVLLLLHGGGHSALSWAVFTAVIFSRINCRVVAMDLRAHGDTKVKNPDDLSADTMAKDIGKVVEVLYGENPPPIMVIGHSMGGAIAVHTAAANHIPSLLGLCVIDVVEGTAMDALNSMQNFLRSRPKTFKSLENAIEWSVKSGQIRNMESARVSMGGQVKKCEESPSRRPAVSNNIEGIIEEEEEVGEELEEESNKKRMKEDDQEIKKESIFTWRVELSNTEKYWDGWFRGLSALFLTCPVPKLLLLAGVDRLDKDLTIGQMQGKFQLQVLPQCGHAVHEDAPEKVADALATFMVRHKFTDFKEGYLC encoded by the exons ATGGAGAAACAGTTGCATTTAAACCTGTTACCCCCCAGACCTCCGATGGCAGGGGGCTTCCAGTCCAGCTCCAAAATGAAAATGGG ACCTGGACGAAAGAGAGATTTCTCCCCCCTGTCCTGGAGTCAGTACTTTGAAACCATGGAATATGTTGAGGTGGAAAATGAAAATGGCAAAGATATATCCTTCACTACTGCTTGTGtttgtctaaaaaaaaa AGTTTACTGCAGCGGTGCCCACGGTCCcgtgctgcttcttcttcatgGAGGAGGACACTCTGCACTCTCCTGGGCAGTGTTTACT GCTGTCATATTTAGCAGGATCAACTGCAGGGTGGTGGCGATGGACCTTCGAGCTCATG GCGACACCAAGGTGAAAAACCCTGATGATCTGTCTGCGGACACGATGGCAAA GGACATTGGCAAAGTGGTGGAGGTGCTCTATGGAGAGAACCCACCTCCGATCATGGTTATTGGACACAGCATGGGTGGGGCCATTGCAGTTCACACAGCCGCTGCCAATCATATTCCATCCCTGCTTGGCCTCTGTGTCATTGACGTGGTAGAAG GTACTGCAATGGATGCTTTGAACAGTATGCAGAATTTCCTCAGAAGTCGCCCAAAGACATTTAAATCTCTGGAGAATGCCATTGAGTGGAG TGTGAAGAGTGGCCAGATCCGAAACATGGAGTCGGCAAGAGTGTCAATGGGAGGCCAGGTGAAGAA ATGTGAGGAATCCCCCAGCCGTCGTCCAGCTGTGTCGAACAACATTGAAGGTATaatagaagaggaagaggaagtgggtGAAGAGCTGGAGGAAGAGTCCAACAAGAAAAGAATGAAGGAGGATGACCAAGAG ATAAAAAAGGAAAGTATTTTCACCTGGCGAGTAGAGCTGTCAAATACGGAAAAATACTGGGATGGCTGGTTCAGAGGCCTGTCTGCTCTCTTTCTCACCTGCCCCGTGCCAAAACTGCTTCTGCTCGCAG GGGTGGACAGGCTTGACAAAGACCTTACTATCGGACAGATGCAAG GGAAGTTTCAGCTGCAGGTCCTCCCTCAGTGTGGTCATGCTGTCCATGAGGACGCACCTGAAAAA GTAGCAGATGCTCTAGCAACATTTATGGTCCGACACAAATTCACTGACTTTAAGGAAGGATACCTGTG CTAA
- the LOC130191691 gene encoding odorant receptor 131-2-like, translating to MNNTTEVIQVMRFQTSFKVLLSMLPCFLFLYVNAVMLYALLSKPLLLESPRYMLFGHLLLTESLQLFGIMLLYIFAVTLIRMISFVCLMITVVVRITVKISPLNLAVMSVERYVAVCFPLRHANMFTTRLTKVAIAVMWTVASLDSFALLFLFISLEKSGFTVRRSCHRHIFQLQMYSTINRDFTIAFFVIVCMVAIYTYIAVMITVKSASSTVRNSSKPHKTMLLHLIQLCLCLTSTLFNMINSTSMLNKNLSLAITIQYVLFLTLIIFPKCLSPLIYGLRDRTFRHVFIYYFTFGLKPPVKTFPKS from the coding sequence ATGAATAACACAACAGAAGTTATCCAGGTCATGCGGTTTCAGACATCATTCAAAGTTCTGCTGTCTATGCTGCcatgttttctctttctctatgTAAACGCTGTCATGCTGTATGCCTTGCTGAGCAAGCCTCTCCTCCTGGAGTCTCCCCGCTATATGCTGTTTGGTCATCTGCTCCTCACTGAGTCTCTGCAGCTCTTTGGGATAATGTTGCTGTACATCTTTGCCGTGACCTTGATCAGAATGATCAGCTTTGTTTGTCTTATGATCACAGTGGTCGTACGCATCACTGTTAAAATATCACCCCTCAACCTCGCTGTGATGTCTGTCGAGAGGTACGTTGCCGTTTGTTTTCCTCTGAGGCACGCCAATATGTTCACCACCAGGTTGACAAAAGTGGCCATTGCTGTTATGTGGACAGTTGCCTCTTTAGACTCGTTCGCGCTGCTCTTTTTATTTATCAGTCTGGAGAAATCGGGCTTCACTGTGCGAAGGAGCTGCCACAGACACATCTTCCAGCTGCAAATGTATTCAACTATAAATAGGGACTTCACCATTGCTTTTTTCGTAATAGTGTGCATGGTTGCCATCTACACATACATTGCTGTGATGATTACTGTGAAGTCAGCCTCGTCCACTGTCCGTAACTCCAGTAAGCCACATAAGACGATGCTTTTGCATCTGATTCAGTTATGCCTGTGTCTCACCTCTACTCTCTTTAATATGATAAACTCCACCAGCATGTTGAACAAGAATCTGTCTTTGGCCATTACAATTCAGTACGTTCTCTTTTTAACTCTTATCATTTTCCCGAAGTGTTTGAGCCCACTCATATATGGCCTCAGGGATCGCACTTTCAGACATGTCTTCATATACTATTTCACTTTTGGCCTCAAACCCCCAGTCAAGACATTTCCCAAGTCTTGA
- the ppme1 gene encoding protein phosphatase methylesterase 1 isoform X2, producing MEKQLHLNLLPPRPPMAGGFQSSSKMKMGPGRKRDFSPLSWSQYFETMEYVEVENENGKDIFRVYCSGAHGPVLLLLHGGGHSALSWAVFTAVIFSRINCRVVAMDLRAHGDTKVKNPDDLSADTMAKDIGKVVEVLYGENPPPIMVIGHSMGGAIAVHTAAANHIPSLLGLCVIDVVEGTAMDALNSMQNFLRSRPKTFKSLENAIEWSVKSGQIRNMESARVSMGGQVKKCEESPSRRPAVSNNIEGIIEEEEEVGEELEEESNKKRMKEDDQEIKKESIFTWRVELSNTEKYWDGWFRGLSALFLTCPVPKLLLLAGVDRLDKDLTIGQMQGKFQLQVLPQCGHAVHEDAPEKVADALATFMVRHKFTDFKEGYLC from the exons ATGGAGAAACAGTTGCATTTAAACCTGTTACCCCCCAGACCTCCGATGGCAGGGGGCTTCCAGTCCAGCTCCAAAATGAAAATGGG ACCTGGACGAAAGAGAGATTTCTCCCCCCTGTCCTGGAGTCAGTACTTTGAAACCATGGAATATGTTGAGGTGGAAAATGAAAATGGCAAAGAT ATTTTCAGAGTTTACTGCAGCGGTGCCCACGGTCCcgtgctgcttcttcttcatgGAGGAGGACACTCTGCACTCTCCTGGGCAGTGTTTACT GCTGTCATATTTAGCAGGATCAACTGCAGGGTGGTGGCGATGGACCTTCGAGCTCATG GCGACACCAAGGTGAAAAACCCTGATGATCTGTCTGCGGACACGATGGCAAA GGACATTGGCAAAGTGGTGGAGGTGCTCTATGGAGAGAACCCACCTCCGATCATGGTTATTGGACACAGCATGGGTGGGGCCATTGCAGTTCACACAGCCGCTGCCAATCATATTCCATCCCTGCTTGGCCTCTGTGTCATTGACGTGGTAGAAG GTACTGCAATGGATGCTTTGAACAGTATGCAGAATTTCCTCAGAAGTCGCCCAAAGACATTTAAATCTCTGGAGAATGCCATTGAGTGGAG TGTGAAGAGTGGCCAGATCCGAAACATGGAGTCGGCAAGAGTGTCAATGGGAGGCCAGGTGAAGAA ATGTGAGGAATCCCCCAGCCGTCGTCCAGCTGTGTCGAACAACATTGAAGGTATaatagaagaggaagaggaagtgggtGAAGAGCTGGAGGAAGAGTCCAACAAGAAAAGAATGAAGGAGGATGACCAAGAG ATAAAAAAGGAAAGTATTTTCACCTGGCGAGTAGAGCTGTCAAATACGGAAAAATACTGGGATGGCTGGTTCAGAGGCCTGTCTGCTCTCTTTCTCACCTGCCCCGTGCCAAAACTGCTTCTGCTCGCAG GGGTGGACAGGCTTGACAAAGACCTTACTATCGGACAGATGCAAG GGAAGTTTCAGCTGCAGGTCCTCCCTCAGTGTGGTCATGCTGTCCATGAGGACGCACCTGAAAAA GTAGCAGATGCTCTAGCAACATTTATGGTCCGACACAAATTCACTGACTTTAAGGAAGGATACCTGTG CTAA